A genomic stretch from Sporocytophaga myxococcoides includes:
- a CDS encoding TlpA disulfide reductase family protein → MKVLRYLLIVAVVFGCSEKKESEKKEEGKFSFELSGTIKNGGGKKLYLDKLENQTWAHLDSVEIGSDGSYQFKSALAEPDYALLQIDTQNVLIIIDGQNIKFNSDLRDLPGNASVEGSKATAEYLAFFNQMNEIQKAQNKLQQKGMLFQMKKQEDSIPAIMTELKGLQEKSRKLTMASIDSVLPSLSVFSMVNYLDFQSDLPFLKKIADEMNKAYPNSKYTKLLSSEVEKALAMKKQEEEKEKLSKVSVGKKAPEIALPNPNGKIIKLSDYKGKYVMIDFWASWCGPCRMENPHVVELYKKYKDKGFNILGVSLDEDKEKWKNAIMKDGLIWEQVSDLKGWASSVNPVYEVQAIPLTYLVDKEGTIVAKNLRGQDLTNKLEELFGK, encoded by the coding sequence ATGAAGGTATTACGTTATCTGCTAATCGTAGCGGTTGTTTTCGGGTGTTCTGAGAAAAAGGAATCTGAAAAAAAAGAAGAAGGAAAATTTTCTTTCGAACTATCAGGAACAATTAAAAATGGCGGTGGTAAGAAATTATACCTTGATAAACTTGAAAACCAAACCTGGGCCCATTTGGATTCTGTCGAAATCGGATCTGATGGATCTTATCAATTTAAAAGCGCTCTTGCTGAGCCTGACTATGCTCTTTTGCAGATAGATACTCAGAATGTCCTTATTATTATTGACGGCCAAAATATTAAGTTTAATTCTGATCTGAGAGATTTACCGGGAAATGCGTCAGTTGAAGGTTCTAAGGCAACTGCGGAATATCTGGCTTTTTTTAATCAGATGAATGAAATTCAAAAGGCTCAGAACAAGTTGCAGCAAAAGGGAATGTTATTTCAGATGAAGAAGCAGGAAGACTCTATTCCTGCTATAATGACAGAATTAAAAGGCCTTCAGGAAAAGTCCCGTAAACTAACGATGGCTTCCATAGATTCTGTACTTCCTTCGCTTTCTGTATTTTCAATGGTTAACTACCTTGATTTTCAGTCCGATCTCCCTTTCCTGAAAAAGATAGCTGATGAAATGAATAAGGCCTATCCCAATTCAAAATACACAAAGCTCCTGTCTTCAGAAGTGGAAAAGGCCCTTGCAATGAAAAAGCAAGAGGAGGAAAAGGAAAAACTTAGTAAAGTCAGTGTGGGGAAAAAAGCTCCTGAAATTGCACTTCCTAACCCCAACGGAAAAATTATCAAGCTTTCAGATTATAAAGGAAAGTATGTAATGATAGATTTCTGGGCTTCCTGGTGTGGACCGTGTCGTATGGAAAATCCTCATGTAGTGGAGCTTTATAAAAAATACAAGGACAAGGGCTTTAACATACTTGGAGTTTCATTGGATGAAGACAAAGAAAAATGGAAGAATGCAATTATGAAGGATGGTCTCATTTGGGAGCAGGTTTCAGATCTAAAAGGATGGGCCTCTTCTGTAAATCCTGTCTATGAAGTTCAGGCAATTCCGTTAACATATTTGGTTGATAAGGAAGGAACTATCGTTGCAAAAAATCTTCGTGGTCAGGACCTTACTAATAAGTTGGAAGAACTATTTGGCAAGTAA
- the gatB gene encoding Asp-tRNA(Asn)/Glu-tRNA(Gln) amidotransferase subunit GatB, producing MDKSIIEKYQPVIGLEIHAQLSTQSKIFASDSTEFGSMPNTNVSVITLAHPGTLPLLNKKVVEYAIKMGLASGCEINRVNFFDRKNYFYPDLPKGYQTTQDKAPICKGGEVVIRMKEGEKVIRLNRIHMEDDAGKNLHLAGETDTLVDYNRAGVPLIEIVTEPDIRSSEEAFQVVTEIRKLVRYLEVCDGNMEEGSMRCDANVSVMLKGATQYGKKVEIKNMNSIRNVQRAIDHEIERQIELIEKGEAIFSETRMFDATTGSTYGMRTKEELNDYRYFPEPDLQPLHISDTWLADIKATMPSLPNFLYKKFTEEFGLPQYDAQVLTDSKEIALYFEDLCKHTKNYKAASNWVMGPVKGYLNELTLHINDFPLSTQKLSELIALVESGKVSFAVASQKIFPEMINQKGGSAQQIAEKMNLIQESDTGALQPLIDEAIAKYPNKVAEYKAGKTNLLAMFMGEVMKLTKGKADPKITSELLKKTLDNLN from the coding sequence ATGGATAAATCAATCATAGAAAAATATCAGCCGGTAATCGGTCTTGAAATACACGCACAGTTAAGTACGCAGAGTAAAATCTTCGCTTCAGATTCAACTGAGTTCGGAAGTATGCCAAATACGAATGTGAGTGTAATTACTCTGGCACATCCGGGAACACTACCTTTGTTAAATAAAAAGGTGGTTGAATATGCAATTAAAATGGGCTTAGCGAGTGGCTGTGAAATCAACAGAGTAAATTTCTTTGATAGAAAGAATTATTTTTATCCAGACCTTCCGAAAGGATATCAGACTACTCAGGATAAGGCTCCTATATGTAAAGGGGGAGAAGTTGTGATTCGTATGAAAGAGGGAGAAAAAGTGATTCGTCTTAATAGAATTCATATGGAAGATGATGCGGGTAAAAACCTTCACCTTGCAGGTGAGACAGATACACTCGTGGACTATAACAGAGCAGGAGTTCCTTTGATTGAGATCGTTACGGAACCTGATATCCGCAGTTCGGAGGAAGCCTTTCAGGTAGTAACTGAAATCAGGAAACTTGTAAGGTATCTTGAAGTATGTGACGGCAACATGGAAGAAGGTTCGATGAGATGTGATGCAAACGTTTCTGTGATGCTGAAGGGAGCAACTCAGTATGGGAAGAAAGTGGAAATCAAAAATATGAACTCCATCAGAAACGTACAGAGAGCTATAGATCATGAAATTGAGCGTCAGATTGAGCTCATAGAAAAAGGTGAAGCAATTTTCTCTGAGACGAGAATGTTTGATGCTACCACTGGCAGTACTTACGGAATGAGAACCAAAGAAGAGCTGAACGATTATAGATACTTCCCTGAACCTGATCTTCAGCCTTTGCATATTTCTGATACATGGTTGGCGGACATCAAGGCAACTATGCCAAGTTTACCAAACTTTCTGTACAAGAAGTTTACAGAAGAGTTTGGGCTTCCGCAATATGATGCTCAGGTATTGACAGATTCAAAAGAAATAGCATTGTATTTTGAAGACCTTTGCAAACATACCAAGAACTATAAAGCAGCTTCCAACTGGGTAATGGGACCTGTAAAGGGGTATTTGAATGAATTAACACTTCATATAAATGATTTCCCATTGTCTACTCAAAAGCTATCAGAGCTGATTGCATTGGTAGAATCAGGAAAAGTTAGTTTTGCAGTTGCCAGTCAAAAGATTTTCCCTGAAATGATCAATCAAAAGGGAGGCTCAGCTCAGCAGATAGCTGAAAAAATGAATTTGATTCAGGAAAGCGATACTGGTGCTTTACAACCTTTGATAGATGAGGCTATTGCAAAGTATCCAAATAAAGTAGCTGAATATAAAGCTGGTAAAACAAATCTTTTAGCTATGTTTATGGGTGAAGTTATGAAGCTGACCAAAGGTAAGGCTGACCCAAAAATTACAAGCGAATTATTAAAAAAGACACTGGATAATCTGAATTAA
- the alaS gene encoding alanine--tRNA ligase, which produces MDSKSIRQKFLDFFKERGHHIVPSAPIVNKNDPTLMFTNAGMNQFKDIFLGNQPAKYKRIADTQKCLRVSGKHNDLEEVGIDTYHHTMFEMLGNWSFGDYFKEEAIKWSWELLTEEYKLPKERIYATVFGGDKGENLEPDNESLELWLKYLPKERILYGSKKDNFWEMGDQGPCGPCTEIHIDLRTEEEIKKVPGRDRVNNDDPRVVEIWNNVFIQYNRKADKSLEPLPEKHVDTGMGFERLVMAIQAKTSNYDTDVFQPMIKFIGDACGKTYGKDLKTDIAMRVLSDHIRAISFTIADGQLPGNAKAGYVIRRILRRAVRYGYTFLGFKEPFLNKMVPVLANQFAEVFPELKAQQDFVQKVVLEEEISFLRTLEIGLKKLEQIRVNIETSKGSKVIDGKTVFELYDTFGFPVDLTALIAREYGLEIDEAEFEKEMAVQKERSRKDAATETTDWVLVREEEGVEFVGYDHLRAKSKIVKYRKVTAKGKDQYQVVLDTTPFYAESGGQAGDTGVLQSGKEKIQVLDTKKENDLIIHIIDKLPTDVKADFEANVNEKKRLLTENNHSATHLLHAALRDVLGTHVAQKGSLVNDKVLRFDFSHFSKMTPEEIEKVEKIVNAKIRENIPLNERRNVPINEAKSLGAMALFGEKYGEFVRVITFDPSYSVELCGGTHVSATGKIGLFKIVSESSVAAGVRRIEAITADEAETFVDTQLSIIEKLKEVLKNPKDILKAVEELTAEKAKLQKQIDEYVSKEGQGIKEELLKKVETVDGINVVISRVDLSSADALKQLAYDVKAKVDNLFLVLAAKIEDKPQIAVMISENLVADKKLHAGNLVKELAKEIQGGGGGQPFFATAGGKDLTGLDKVLLKAKGVLKEKV; this is translated from the coding sequence ATGGATTCCAAAAGCATAAGACAGAAATTTCTTGATTTCTTTAAGGAAAGGGGACACCACATTGTTCCATCTGCTCCAATCGTTAATAAAAACGATCCAACCCTGATGTTTACCAATGCAGGTATGAACCAGTTCAAGGATATTTTTCTTGGAAATCAACCTGCAAAATATAAAAGGATAGCCGATACTCAGAAATGCCTTAGAGTAAGCGGAAAGCATAATGATCTGGAGGAGGTTGGTATAGATACTTACCACCATACCATGTTCGAAATGCTGGGGAACTGGTCTTTCGGAGATTATTTTAAAGAAGAAGCAATAAAATGGTCGTGGGAGCTTCTGACTGAGGAATATAAACTTCCTAAAGAAAGAATTTATGCAACGGTTTTCGGAGGAGACAAAGGAGAAAATCTTGAGCCTGACAATGAGTCTCTTGAGTTGTGGCTGAAATATCTTCCTAAAGAAAGAATTCTTTATGGTTCCAAGAAAGATAATTTCTGGGAAATGGGAGACCAGGGCCCTTGCGGACCGTGTACTGAAATTCATATAGATTTAAGAACAGAAGAAGAAATTAAAAAAGTACCTGGAAGGGACAGAGTCAACAACGACGATCCTAGAGTTGTTGAAATCTGGAATAACGTTTTTATTCAATACAACAGGAAGGCTGATAAAAGTCTGGAACCACTTCCTGAAAAGCACGTGGATACAGGTATGGGCTTTGAGCGCCTTGTAATGGCGATTCAGGCGAAGACTTCAAACTACGATACTGATGTATTCCAGCCAATGATTAAATTCATTGGAGATGCATGCGGCAAAACTTATGGAAAAGATCTGAAAACTGATATTGCAATGAGAGTGCTTTCTGATCACATCAGGGCGATTTCATTTACAATTGCAGACGGTCAATTACCGGGTAACGCAAAAGCCGGATATGTTATCAGGAGGATATTGAGAAGGGCAGTTAGATATGGTTATACTTTCCTGGGCTTTAAAGAGCCATTCCTAAACAAGATGGTACCTGTGCTTGCAAACCAGTTTGCAGAAGTTTTCCCTGAGTTAAAAGCTCAACAGGATTTCGTGCAAAAGGTAGTTCTTGAAGAAGAAATTTCATTCCTGAGGACGCTTGAGATAGGATTGAAAAAGCTTGAACAGATAAGAGTAAACATAGAAACATCCAAAGGATCAAAAGTCATTGATGGAAAAACCGTATTTGAACTGTATGATACTTTTGGATTCCCTGTTGATCTTACTGCCCTTATTGCAAGGGAGTATGGCCTTGAAATAGATGAGGCTGAATTTGAAAAAGAAATGGCTGTCCAGAAGGAGAGATCAAGAAAAGATGCAGCTACTGAAACTACGGACTGGGTACTTGTAAGAGAAGAAGAAGGTGTTGAGTTTGTAGGTTATGATCATTTGCGTGCTAAATCAAAGATTGTAAAATACAGGAAAGTTACAGCAAAAGGCAAAGACCAATATCAGGTAGTGCTTGATACTACGCCTTTCTATGCTGAAAGCGGCGGACAGGCAGGAGATACAGGTGTGCTTCAGTCAGGAAAAGAAAAGATTCAGGTGCTTGATACTAAAAAAGAAAATGACCTGATCATTCATATCATTGATAAGCTTCCAACGGATGTTAAAGCTGACTTTGAAGCGAATGTTAATGAGAAGAAAAGACTTCTTACTGAAAATAACCATTCAGCAACGCATTTATTACATGCGGCATTGAGAGATGTTCTTGGAACTCACGTTGCCCAGAAGGGTTCCTTGGTAAATGATAAAGTGTTAAGATTTGACTTTTCACATTTCTCCAAAATGACACCTGAGGAAATTGAAAAAGTTGAAAAGATAGTTAATGCCAAGATCAGAGAAAATATCCCATTGAATGAAAGACGTAATGTCCCGATCAATGAAGCTAAATCTCTTGGAGCAATGGCTTTGTTTGGTGAGAAATATGGAGAGTTTGTAAGAGTCATAACATTTGACCCTTCCTATTCAGTAGAATTGTGCGGAGGTACTCACGTATCAGCAACGGGTAAAATCGGATTGTTTAAGATTGTTTCTGAAAGTTCTGTAGCAGCAGGTGTAAGAAGGATAGAGGCAATTACTGCTGATGAAGCTGAAACCTTTGTGGATACTCAGCTTTCAATTATTGAAAAATTAAAAGAGGTTCTTAAAAATCCTAAAGACATATTAAAAGCTGTTGAAGAACTTACAGCTGAAAAAGCAAAGCTTCAGAAACAGATTGATGAATATGTCAGCAAAGAAGGCCAGGGCATCAAAGAGGAGTTACTAAAAAAAGTAGAAACAGTTGATGGAATTAATGTAGTCATATCAAGAGTAGACCTTTCTTCAGCTGATGCTTTAAAACAGCTGGCTTATGATGTAAAGGCTAAGGTTGATAATTTATTCCTTGTTCTTGCGGCCAAAATAGAGGATAAGCCTCAGATCGCAGTAATGATCTCTGAAAATCTTGTTGCAGATAAAAAACTTCATGCAGGTAACCTTGTTAAAGAGCTTGCTAAAGAAATTCAAGGTGGAGGTGGTGGACAACCTTTCTTCGCAACAGCGGGAGGAAAAGATCTTACCGGACTCGATAAAGTTTTATTGAAAGCTAAAGGTGTCCTTAAAGAAAAAGTATAA
- a CDS encoding M23 family metallopeptidase: MARIKYYYDTETCKYERLKVSTWDLVLNTLGFLFISFIFAIALVYVYTKYFKSPHETLLRRENEELSLYYDLLNQEIDQANKMLIALQERDDNIYRVIFEAEPIPYSVRNSEMAGITKYKQLLDRGLKREELIVSTVAKLDNLKKKMYIQTKSYDEIIKLAKNKAEMLASIPAIQPLSNKELTRLVSGFGYRIHPIYKVKKLHTGCDFSTPKGTPIYATGDGIVKTVASNPGGYGNEIEVDHGYGYVTKYAHLDKFNVRIGQKVKRGELIGFSGNTGSSTAPHLHYEVIHNGKKVNPVHYFYIDLSPAEYQKILELASVENQSLS, encoded by the coding sequence ATGGCCAGAATAAAATATTATTATGACACGGAAACCTGCAAGTATGAGCGTCTTAAGGTATCTACCTGGGATCTAGTACTTAATACGCTTGGCTTCCTATTTATATCATTCATCTTTGCGATTGCTCTGGTATATGTTTATACCAAATATTTCAAATCCCCGCATGAAACTTTACTGCGGAGAGAAAATGAAGAGCTTTCTCTATACTACGATCTCCTCAATCAGGAAATAGATCAGGCGAATAAAATGCTCATCGCTCTTCAAGAGAGAGATGACAATATTTACAGAGTTATTTTTGAAGCAGAACCAATCCCATACTCGGTAAGAAATTCCGAAATGGCTGGTATTACAAAATATAAGCAACTACTGGATAGAGGATTAAAAAGGGAAGAACTAATAGTTTCAACTGTTGCCAAGCTGGATAACCTGAAAAAGAAAATGTACATCCAGACCAAGTCTTATGATGAGATAATAAAACTTGCGAAAAACAAAGCTGAAATGCTAGCTAGTATCCCTGCAATTCAGCCTCTTTCTAATAAAGAGCTTACAAGGCTCGTATCAGGATTTGGATATAGGATTCATCCTATTTATAAAGTTAAGAAGCTTCATACTGGTTGTGATTTTTCAACACCTAAAGGTACTCCGATATATGCAACAGGAGACGGTATTGTAAAAACAGTAGCTTCTAACCCTGGTGGGTATGGTAATGAAATTGAAGTAGACCATGGTTATGGATATGTAACTAAATATGCACATCTTGACAAGTTCAATGTAAGAATCGGGCAAAAAGTAAAAAGAGGCGAATTAATCGGATTTTCAGGAAATACCGGATCTTCCACCGCCCCTCATCTGCATTATGAAGTCATTCACAATGGCAAAAAAGTAAACCCGGTTCACTATTTCTACATAGACCTATCACCTGCTGAATATCAAAAAATACTGGAGCTCGCATCTGTTGAAAATCAATCACTTTCATAG
- a CDS encoding MerR family transcriptional regulator, with protein sequence MYYTIGEVAEMFGVAASLIRFWETEFDIITPRKNRKGNRQYTKDDIENIKLVYHLVKERGYTLQGAKDYIKIHGTKAKEKTEIIESLQKVKAFLIELKKSLP encoded by the coding sequence ATGTATTACACCATCGGTGAGGTCGCCGAGATGTTTGGAGTTGCAGCTTCTCTGATTCGCTTTTGGGAAACTGAGTTTGACATTATTACCCCCAGAAAAAACAGAAAGGGAAACCGGCAATACACCAAAGATGATATAGAAAACATCAAGTTGGTTTATCATCTGGTGAAAGAAAGAGGATATACTCTTCAGGGGGCAAAGGACTATATTAAAATTCACGGCACAAAAGCCAAAGAGAAGACAGAGATTATAGAATCTCTTCAGAAGGTAAAAGCTTTTCTGATTGAATTAAAGAAAAGCCTTCCTTAA
- the dprA gene encoding DNA-processing protein DprA — MTHANVYEVAIGLVPGIGNQLTRQLVSYCGDPEQVFREKKGKLLKIPGIGENIAQSIIQSDIFSKAEKQVEMAIKTGTKILFYTNHDYPERLKTISDAPTLIYYKGQGPVNFPKTVGIVGTRNATGYGKEMTEKIISELKSQNIQIISGLAYGIDSYAHKSALDNGLSTIGVMATGVNIVYPAVHKEMANRMQTSGGILSEYPFDTKPEPGYFPARNRIIAGLSDIVIVVEASNSGGALITAELANGYNREVMAVPGNINNKYSVGCNNLIKSHKAQIYSKTSDIIELMNWDLSVLTKPKNKTREIPEGLTNDEKKIFELLISNGETHIDELCWKSQIPVSKMASLLLNLEFNNQIKSLPGKKYKLV, encoded by the coding sequence ATGACTCATGCAAATGTTTATGAGGTTGCTATAGGCCTCGTTCCCGGCATTGGTAATCAACTCACCAGGCAATTAGTAAGTTATTGTGGCGATCCGGAACAAGTATTCAGGGAAAAGAAAGGCAAACTGCTTAAAATCCCCGGTATAGGAGAAAATATTGCTCAATCCATTATTCAGTCCGACATATTTTCCAAAGCCGAAAAGCAAGTAGAAATGGCCATTAAAACAGGAACTAAAATTCTTTTTTATACCAATCATGACTATCCGGAAAGGCTAAAGACCATATCGGACGCACCAACCCTGATTTATTACAAAGGTCAGGGCCCGGTAAATTTCCCGAAAACAGTAGGAATTGTAGGCACGAGGAATGCTACAGGATATGGAAAGGAAATGACAGAAAAAATCATTTCAGAATTAAAGTCTCAAAATATTCAAATTATCAGCGGTCTGGCTTACGGCATAGATAGTTATGCACATAAATCAGCCCTGGATAATGGATTGTCAACGATTGGAGTCATGGCAACAGGTGTAAACATTGTATATCCTGCAGTTCATAAGGAAATGGCAAACCGAATGCAGACATCAGGTGGTATACTTTCCGAATATCCATTTGACACAAAGCCTGAACCCGGATACTTTCCTGCAAGGAATAGAATTATAGCTGGCCTGAGCGATATAGTGATAGTTGTTGAAGCCTCAAACTCCGGAGGAGCTTTAATCACTGCAGAACTTGCAAATGGGTATAACAGAGAAGTAATGGCTGTACCCGGAAATATTAATAACAAATATTCTGTCGGATGCAACAACCTGATAAAATCTCACAAAGCCCAAATCTATTCCAAGACATCTGATATTATTGAGCTCATGAATTGGGATCTCTCCGTTTTAACCAAGCCTAAAAATAAAACTAGAGAAATTCCTGAAGGACTTACCAATGATGAAAAGAAAATATTTGAGTTGCTAATCAGCAACGGAGAAACACATATAGATGAATTATGCTGGAAAAGCCAGATCCCTGTTAGTAAGATGGCATCCCTCCTGCTTAATCTGGAATTCAATAATCAGATAAAATCATTACCAGGGAAAAAATATAAATTAGTCTGA
- a CDS encoding J domain-containing protein, translated as MENYYETLGVKNTASFEEIKVVYKSLAKKYHPDKHQGDKYYEDLFKKVNAAYQTLSDSQKRRLYDLKLHYYYNPPLKPAKAPANSASKPRASRQPRPKPATTPESKGSNKEIRIYLYTGLALILLVVCSVLFYHYMNNRMAARTHEEAVQFEKKGEWLKALESYTESISFDEDYAPSFQKRALLRLHMLGDYPGAVLDLTKAIDNSDNPSWDLFYERGKANVKIKKNSAALEDFNESIKRNPGKDSSYLYRGELLQYAKGDCQSAHLDYIKFLKHQPESEMALLDLANCYQELDQHQKSIGIYTNMIKNEQSTGIAYYYRGLAYSRIVDSSSACSDFKKALEYDIRQAKKLHRRYCLKINDEKD; from the coding sequence ATGGAAAATTATTATGAGACTTTGGGCGTAAAAAACACGGCTTCCTTTGAAGAAATCAAAGTCGTGTATAAAAGTCTGGCAAAGAAATATCATCCTGATAAACATCAGGGTGATAAATATTATGAAGATCTGTTTAAAAAGGTAAACGCTGCTTATCAAACCCTTTCTGATTCACAAAAGAGAAGATTATACGATTTAAAACTTCATTATTACTATAACCCTCCACTAAAACCAGCAAAAGCCCCTGCCAACAGCGCTTCTAAACCAAGGGCCAGCAGACAGCCTCGGCCTAAACCTGCTACAACTCCTGAATCCAAAGGTTCAAATAAGGAAATAAGAATTTACCTATACACGGGACTGGCATTGATATTACTGGTGGTTTGTTCTGTTCTTTTTTATCATTATATGAATAACAGAATGGCAGCAAGAACACATGAGGAAGCTGTTCAATTTGAGAAAAAAGGAGAATGGTTAAAAGCCTTGGAGTCCTATACAGAAAGCATTTCCTTTGATGAAGACTATGCTCCTTCTTTTCAAAAAAGAGCTTTATTGCGACTTCACATGCTGGGCGATTATCCTGGAGCTGTATTAGATCTTACCAAAGCAATTGACAATTCAGACAATCCTTCATGGGATCTTTTTTACGAACGCGGAAAGGCTAATGTCAAAATCAAAAAAAATTCAGCAGCCCTTGAAGATTTTAATGAATCTATAAAAAGAAATCCAGGTAAAGATAGCAGTTATCTGTATAGGGGCGAGTTACTTCAATACGCCAAGGGAGATTGTCAATCTGCACATCTTGATTATATAAAGTTCCTGAAACATCAACCAGAGTCTGAAATGGCTCTTCTTGATCTGGCCAACTGCTATCAGGAATTAGATCAACATCAAAAATCTATAGGTATTTATACAAACATGATTAAAAACGAGCAAAGTACTGGAATAGCTTATTATTATAGAGGATTGGCTTACTCCAGAATTGTGGATTCTTCCAGTGCATGCTCTGATTTTAAAAAAGCTCTGGAATATGATATACGACAGGCAAAAAAACTACATCGCAGGTATTGTCTTAAGATAAATGATGAGAAGGACTAA